Part of the Anopheles coluzzii chromosome 3, AcolN3, whole genome shotgun sequence genome is shown below.
GCCGAGGCGATTTGCCGCTAGAGTACGTGCGCACCGGCTGCTGGGCAAAGAAATACGTCGATAAATCGGATGATGTGCTTGCGGCGTGCGGAACCCAGCCGGACGTGTACGTTACCTGATTCATCGGCAGCGGTGCGTCCACGACAAAGTCGCGGAACTTGTTCGTCGCCTTTACCTGCCGTTTGGACTTGCGCGTGCCGGCCCCGCTGTCCGCCACCTCCGGCTCATCCTCGATGTACACCACCGTTGTTTCCCCGTCCACCAGCAGCGTCCCGTCCGCCTGCTCGCTTCCCACCAGCGTTTCCTCCGTCACGACGATCGTCTCACCATCGATCGTTTGACAGTCCAGCAGCTGCACCTCATCCGTCAgctcctcttcctcctgctGCACCACAACCGAGTCGTCGCCGGGAGCACCCTCGAGCGATTTGCTCGTTTCATCGTCCAATATTTCTATCATCTCCACCATCTCACCATCGGCGTACGGTGATTCCTCTACCGGCGGCGGAGAATTGACACCCAGCGATGATGCACCCCTGCCGCGACCACCCCGTCCTCGTCCAGCACCCCGACCAGCGCCTCGACCCCGCTTACGGCCACGTCCAACGCTGGCCACCAGCATTTCCTGTACCGGCGTGACCGAGGCCGACCGTCCCCCGCTGtcgctgctgcggctgcgaCTGTCGGACGATTCGTCCGCCAGCTCCGTCACTCTTCCGCCGGCCGACATCTTGGTTCCCGTGCCGCGCTTACGTCCCATCGCTGTGGATTGTTGGGCGTCGGGCTGGCCCTacgtttgattgttttgctaaAAAGGGCGTTAATCTACACACCAACGAGAGAAGCTTACACGCGAAAAGACCAGTGGCACGGTCTCATCCTACGACATGATTATTTAATCTTGGCACTTGGAACTGCGATATGCGCTCGACCTCTTTTGCCGCTTCTTggagcttcttcttcttcttctttctaaTGTTTGAAGGGTCCGCGAGATGATtagaaaaaaacgtaaacacaacaaacaaccctTCAAAAGTGCTGAATACGAACCGGCGcgttgacagctgtcaaagtCGCTTTGCGAGACAGGGGTGTCAAACTGTTGCGGTTTTCTcgttaaaaatgcaaaattaaattcaaaatttcttttttaaaccATAAAATGAGGTTGTTCGAATAATTTTTCAGATGAAAGTGAagttataataaataaaaagacatTTGTTCATACATTCATGGAAATAATTCAGCGGAATGAGCCAGCGCACGTGCTCCGCTGGGGGAATGTTTACGTTCCGTTCGGGTCTGTCAAACTATTCAGCACATATCGCACCGAACGAAGTGGGCAAAAgaggcaacacaaaaacaaccaaaaccaccCTAAACAAGTgcaagaagatgaagaagcagAAGTAGTGCACAGGGGTGAAAAGTGGTAGAAAAAGTGGGGCGCCTCTCACACAGTGACGTAAACACTACGCGCGCAGTGCCGTCTTGGTGTGCACCTTCTGACCGCGATCAGGttacgcactcacacacaccgaacGACCGACAGACGGCATTGTGGTAACCACGGAACTCGGCCCTTGCAAATGCAAAGGCATGTCCTTCCGGTGCAGACCAATTAGCAGCTCAGGACCGAACCAATCGAGACATGTGATAACAGTGTGCCGCGTGTGAAGAAGAACGGGAAACTTCTCTCGCTTGCTCCAAGTGCCAGTGCCACACGGGAATCGAAATCGTGaccaatcaaacaaaaacacacgcaagGAAGAGAAAGCGCCAGTACGGGGGAACAGCCagacagccagccagccagtgtgtttgcgtgtgtgtttgtgtagtgtttatttttaattgtcCTAAAGTCCTTTtcgttttgatgttttgttcgTGAAAAGATTGTTCGCTCGACGGTGCTAACACTACGATCCCGAGGCGTGATAAATGGCTCGGTTAAgataacacacgcacgcgtgAGGCAAGAGCGGTTGGGAGCAGTGGTGAAACGCCAGCAAAGTTAAGCAACACaccactcgcacacacacacggaaagtGGCGCACCTAAtccacagcagcaaaaaaagcccGCGGAACGAATTTACGAACGATCTCGAGTTGCTTTGATAAGAAGCAAAGCGAAGTTGGATTTTGCTGCACGACCCCGAACACAGACCCCGATCCCGCCAAGATGAGCGTCTCCAAGTATCTTCCCATTCATGTATCCACCTCACAGAAGGTATTTTGTAACGCCTGGTGGCTATTCCTGCTATCATAATTACATCCAATTAATCCTTTTCTCCTCCTTTTAGATCATTATCCTATCCGTATCGGCTGGCGTGGCTCTGCTGGGCGCTCTTGCCGCGTACCTTGGCCGGCGGAGAACGCCACTCCCGCAGCAGCGCCGGATACGCAAGCCCGGCAACAGACGGACGCGCAACAGTGTCCGCAGCCCGAACGATATCATGTCGGTGGCCGGCTCGAAAGTGTCCGCCCGCTCGTACAGTCCCAGCGGGTCCGTTCACGCCATCTCCGACCGCATGTCGCTCGCGTCCGGGTCGCTAGTGGCCGCCGGAGGTCCGGTCGCAGCGATGGGCACCGTCTCGCTGCTCGGAAACACAACGCCCCTTACCCCGCAGCAGCTCGGCGTGATGGGCATGGAGGCGCTGGAAAACGTGGTCAGCTACTGGGAGGACGCCCTGACCGGGCGCAACGATACGGACATCATCCCGGGCCGGGCCGCAAACGTCGATCAGGACGAGTTTTGTCGCGAGCTGCAGAACCTGCTGGACGCTGCCTACAACCTGCAGGAGCAGGGTGAGCTGCTCTTCCTGGACGAACGATCCGTGCTCTACCGGGACGATGAGCGGAAAGCCATTACCGGGGTGGAGCACGGCCTCACGAACGGGCACCGGTCCGGGTCGGATCCGAACTTCGATTCGGCGGAAAGCTTCGCGTCCGCCCTGGACCAGGTGGCCGATCTGCGCGAGTTCGACGACACGGAATCGTTCATGGATCTGGAACGGTATCCGCTGTACTCGAGCGCGCTCGAAACGATGGACGACCAGCAGATACCGTACCGGACGCTGCGCACCGACATGGTCGGCTGTGCGTCCGATACCGAGTACCTGGCGAAGCTGCACTGCATACGGCTGGCCTTCAAGCTGCTGTTCAAGGTAATTCGCGCGATTCGCTCAGGACGCCTTGGTGGGGATTGATTTTAAAAGCAACATTCTCTCTAAACCCCCCTCCCTTTCTTTAGGATCCCAAAAATGGACGCTGGGTAGCGGACACCGGCCGACAGATACTGACCGATCTGCTCTGCCTGGGCGATAAAGATCCGAAGGATTTCCTCGTCGCGTACGAATCGATGCTCGAATTTCTCCAAAACCCCAACAACTGGGTCGACATCGAGCTGGAGCTGGAGTCGCGCAACGTCAAAGCGATGACGTTCTACGACGTGGTGCTGGACTTTATCATACTGGACGCGTTCCGGGATCTCGACGCACCGCCCAACAGTGTGCTGGCCGTCATCAACAATCGCTTCCTGTCGAACGGGTTCAAGGAGTCGGCACTAGCGACCGCCGTCTGGTCGGTGCTGAAGGCGAAAAAGCGCATGCTCAAGTTCCCGAACGGCTTCATGTCGCACTTCTACTGCATCACCGAGCAGCTGTCCCCGCTGATGGTGTGGGGTTTCTTCGGGCCGAACGAAAACCTGAAGGACGTGTGCCAGTACTTCAAGGACGAGACGATCGGCTTCCTGTGCGACATCTACAGCTTCCAGAAGTGCCGGTACACCACGGTGGAGGAGCTGGCGGAGGACATACTGGAGAATATGCGCAAGCGAGTGAACAACATAGGCGTCAAGTTCAATCAGTAGTGCTCCATCGATCAATTGTGTtttgtcctgttttttttcggttctAATTTATTCCATCCCTGCGGGGTGGAGCTCTTAAGGATAAGGgaatttctctttttttttctttcttttggtgtgaCGATCACCTTAAATTTCCATAAGAACAAAACGGGCGGCCACTTGTGTGGTATGCGTAtgtggtggtgtgttggtgCATCGGGCGACGAAAACATGGTCAGATCAAGCAAGCAAGCGGGTAGATTTAGTACAACAAACTATAAGATAAGCACCATTTAAGAAGCAGGGGGCATTAAGGGGCGGTGGATGGTGGGGACTGTAACTAAGTTGTTTCAAATGCACACCACATGGGCACAACACAAATACACCAAGGGTGTTGTCGGAGGCTATAAAGACAGCTAAGCGCGTAGGGAAATAGCTTTAATGAGTTGAGGAATAAATTTGCGCATCAAAAAACGCCGAAAagttgctttcctttttttgtccatTACTTGTGTGCGATGTTTCATATATCTccagggattcatgaatctttaaagatgtatgattttcacaataaagggttttccaggagttctcatagctgtgagacactttattgactcttaagtgaaatgaacttaatgtaaaaagaattggactctatatcatccttgttggacaaattcAATCGGAATTTCCACtaagcctgtccaaaaagggtgccatacaGTCCAATTCCCAACATATCAAGTTCACTTCTAATAGAaaagagtcaagaaagtgtccgacaactatgagaacccctggaaagcCCTGTATTGTATTGGCGCGATCCcacctaacaacatgcccgtcgtgggttcaagcctcgcatggaccgtctccccgtagcaaaaaaaaaaactacccgGCTGCATggtacttgccaagaagtcccgaaagcctgtataggctatCATGACCGCGTAGATTGCtacgccaaaaagaagaataatgagcagctcaagctctatgaatctttggagatgtTAAGATTCACCAATTCCTAGAGATTCGTGAATTTTTCGAATTATATGAGACTTTTGAAATGCATGAATCTTTGCAACCGAGATTCAGATTTATGGAATCAtttcaaaaattcaaattcaaattcatgaaactgaatcagatttacccaaaTCTAACTGGGTCGAGCTAGGCGGGTTGTAGCCTCTCCATTGGAAACGTGACCAATTGGATTACCTTTAGCAGAACGGACCGTCCAGTCATTCATTATGAGGCGTTAATGAGGACTGGAACTATGTAATTATGCACGAAAAATCCTATCGTTAAGAAGTATTTGCACAGGGTGCAGCCAAATTGGTTAATCGGTTGCCTCTTCCTGGCAGGCATTACGATTTCGATGTTGTTACCGTTACAGATTTTGACCTGAGTTTGGTAAAGATTTGCCTCATTACATAATCTTTTCTATGTTGATCGGCAAACCCAGGATCGTCTGCAGTATTTTTAGGTAGACTTACGACCTACGACTTACACAGATTCACATTCACAGATAGCCTTCTCTGGAGCTAAGCAAAATCGATCGAAGGAATccttggttttttttcaaccacTTTCACCTTGACGCAACTTGACGGTGTTTTCGTAAAACCTTTGTgtatattaatattaattcaCAATTGGTAAGGGCTATTCGTAGATTTCTTCAACAAATGTCATCTTCaactctaaaaaaaaaaacaaaaaactaattGTTTAGTTGTTACTTGGAATAAATCATGCCGCCGTTCAGCGACCTGCACAAAGCAGCTTCATTTAACATTTGCGACcaatgaataattaaaattaatagattgcgattaaataaatattcacgtttttagttgttttttttttcacacggACGAAAACAAAGTATCATTGCAGTAAGAGGGGTGGAATAATTGTGACGAAGCATTCTTACCACACAGCAGACACAGCTTACGAGAGAATGGACTATCTTCTACACCGGAGGCACGCCTACAGCCTACTTGATCATCTGCTGCAGTTTGGTCATGCGTTCCTCGAGCTTCTTCACCTCCTTGTTGACGTTTTCCAGGTTCTGCGCGAATGCTTCCTGCACGCCGGTGAGCAGCGTCTTGTTGGCGGCCACCCCATTGAGGATGGAGGCTTGTGTGGTTTCCAGCTCCGCGAACAGCTTGCTAAAGTTGGTGGCTGTGAGGGGACAGGGACAACGATTAATAAGAtccttttttcaattaaaaaacacGACGTCTTACCATATTTGTGCAACGATTCCAGCGTCAGCATACGGTTCAATATGTCGGGCAGGACCTGTACGATCGGTTCGGTGCTTTTCGCGATTTCATAAAGCTCCAAGATctagaaagaaaagaaaaaattaccATCAAACAAACGGAAAGATAAACCAAAATGCATGTTTACCTTCTGCTCCCGGTTCGGATCTTGCCCCGTGGCGTTCGACTTCTCCTGTATGCTGTTCATCTGCTGCAGCAGATTGTTCAACCGCTGCTCGATCGTGTCCAGCTGGGACGGTTGCAGCAGTGCCGCTTTGGCCGATATGTTTTGCACTGCCTCGATCAAATTGCCCGTCCCGGTCGTGCCCGCCAGCCGGCTGATGCGTTCCGGTTTCGCACCCACCGCCACCTCCAGCTGGTG
Proteins encoded:
- the LOC120955504 gene encoding mitoguardin codes for the protein MSVSKYLPIHVSTSQKIIILSVSAGVALLGALAAYLGRRRTPLPQQRRIRKPGNRRTRNSVRSPNDIMSVAGSKVSARSYSPSGSVHAISDRMSLASGSLVAAGGPVAAMGTVSLLGNTTPLTPQQLGVMGMEALENVVSYWEDALTGRNDTDIIPGRAANVDQDEFCRELQNLLDAAYNLQEQGELLFLDERSVLYRDDERKAITGVEHGLTNGHRSGSDPNFDSAESFASALDQVADLREFDDTESFMDLERYPLYSSALETMDDQQIPYRTLRTDMVGCASDTEYLAKLHCIRLAFKLLFKDPKNGRWVADTGRQILTDLLCLGDKDPKDFLVAYESMLEFLQNPNNWVDIELELESRNVKAMTFYDVVLDFIILDAFRDLDAPPNSVLAVINNRFLSNGFKESALATAVWSVLKAKKRMLKFPNGFMSHFYCITEQLSPLMVWGFFGPNENLKDVCQYFKDETIGFLCDIYSFQKCRYTTVEELAEDILENMRKRVNNIGVKFNQ